ATGGATAAGCAGGGAGACTACAAAAAAGCCTTTGCTGCTATCAAAGAATGTTATGGGCAGGCAGTAAGAAAAACTGCGGGCCTGACCGCGGAGTATTATTATTTGATGAGCAAAACTGGCGGATACAAGGAAGCGTTTCCAGAGCTGGAAAAAGCAGTGCTGGCAGGTTTGGCCGAGTATGATTATAAGGCTGAACTGAAAAATGCTTACGAAAAAGTGAATCCCGGAAAGGATTCAAATACTTACCTGACGGCTTTAATCAATCAGTTTGAAGAAAAATATAAAGCCGAAATAGTGGCGAAAATGATTGCCGAAAAGGCTCCGGAATTTAAAGTTAAAGACCTTAGCGGAAAAGAAGTGTCTCTGTCAGACTTTAAGGGGAAAACGATTGTCCTGGACTTTTGGGCTACCTGGTGCGGGCCTTGTAAGAAATCTCTTCCGGCGATGCAAATGATGGTTAACAAATACAAGGCTGACCCAAATGTAAAGTTTCTGTTTATACATACCTGGGAAACTGCTGCTGATCCTAAATCAGATGCGGTGAATTACTTGTTGACCCATAATCTGGACCTGCCCTTATATATGGATGTTAAAGACCCGGAAACGAAGAAAAATCCTGCGGTTTCTTCATTTGGGGTGAAGGGTATCCCTGCAAAGTTTGTAATTGACGGCATGGGTAAAATACGCTTTAAATCGAGTGGGATGTTGTGGCCAAATGAGGCCGCAGTTAAGGAGCTCTCTGCGATGATAGAGTTGTCTCGTTAAAATGTCATTATCCGAAGATGGGTAAACAATGATAGCAATGTGTTTATCTACATCTCTTTGAAAAAGAGCATTTCTCTAGTAGGGATGATTTTGTAGATTTATCACTAGCAAAATCATCCCATTTAGACAAAAAACGAATTTTTTCGGATTAGTCATTTTTGTATTTTGTAAACCCATTTTCTGCCCATACTTGCGTTAAAGGCTTATCTCTCCTTTCCTGATTGGTGTAACACCGTTTGTAACGAAGTTTGAAATCTCTACTAAGGGGCTCACTATGAAATAGTGTGTCCAAGTTTGCAATTTTCTTCAAATCATCCAAAAACTGGTTCGAGAATAGTCCGGTAAAGGGCACAACTTTCCCATATGGGAAAATGAAGAAAATTCTAATAGAAGCCTTGGAGAAATCCAGGGCTTTTTCGTTCTAACTGTTAATCTATCGCCCTTTGAATATGTGATAAACTCGGAGATCAGTTATTATTCTCCCGCCTGTTTGAGGGCAGCGGCGTAAAGGGTATCAGAAACGCGGAAGTCCGTTTGCTTCATCTTGTCGATGACCGGCTTGATCAATGGGACAGCTCCGGTGGGGCTATTTGAACTCATCTGCTAGGTCTTCTTCTGTATACTGGAAGTAAGCTACATTGAAACTGGCCAGTACTGCCGGGAAGTCCCATTTTCTCATGCCACACATTTCAGCGGCTTGCCCCAAAGTGAGTTTACCCGCTTCATACAGTTTGGCCGCAATGAGCTTCAGTGTCTGATCACGCTCTTTATCAAGGGCATCGGGAAGTTCTAACGTCAGTGTTGTCATGATATAAAGATACGGGTTTATCAAATTTAAAACAAAATGTGTGCCGCCGGATCAACGGCAAACTAATTTATGAATCATGCAACATCATACTTTCTAAAATCAGAAGCCAAGTTCCATATGGTAAAGTCAAACTTTACAGACTTCCGATATGGGATCGGATAAAATGGCTAGGATTCTGATGGCTGGAAAAGATGAAATCGGCGATTAGGAAATGATCGGCGCGTATTTCGCATGTTTTGGATATAGTCCCTCATTCCTGCAACAATCTTTAAATCTTCGATAAACTGATTCGTTCGGAATATATCGTGGAGCACTGAAAGCCTCAGAGAAATCTGGGGCTTTTTTGTATTTGAAAACATTTGTCTGCGAATTCACAATTCATGAATTGTGAATCTGGATACGAAACTCCCCCCAAGCAACTTGTCTTTTTTTAAATTTTATTCTGCACCGAGTGCTTCAAGCAGGTCCTCTTTGATGAAAACCCATTGCTTCCCGCGAAGGCAAATTGGATTGAGATCTGGATCGGCCTTATCAAAATTGGAAAAATTTTTCCGGATCTGATTTGGATCATGTGTCCACTCAAAACGCTGACGGTGTAGATCAATCATAGAGTTGATTGAATATTGGGACAGCAACTCATGCACGTCCCAGAAATCTTTTTTACGTCCACCTCTTTGAATGATATCTATTTTCATAGCAATAATCTCTTCTATCGTAGCCATTCGAACACGTTCTGACTCGAGATATGGTTGGAAGAATGGATCCATGGAATAATACACATCAAGTTTGACTACATGATCTTGGTCAGTTCCAATTAAGTAGGATTTCCCCAGAACGTGGTTGCCGCCAAAATCTCCACGCACATATGCAAAACTGTTTTTTAGACATGCCTCAATAGCATTGAAATCTATGGAGCCATAGGGTGCATCGGTAAACAGGTCAATATCTATCGAGATCCTATGTCCCAGATGAAGACTCAATGCTGTACCCCCAACGAGACGGAAACTTGCGAATTCTTCCTTTTCCATCAGCAACAGCAAGCTGTCTTTTAAGGTTTCGTTGACTGTATTCCAATACATCCTATTTTGGTTTTATATTCCTCATCACAGGAAGATTATTGCCTGCAATTTTATCGCTGCCAATAATGGATTTAACTTTTTCTTTTCCATAGAAGTTCAGAATTTCCTGTTTTTCCTCATCATTTCCACGCTCAAATACACGTTCAATTATTGATCTATATTGATCTTTCCAATTGATCTGATCGAAATCTGTATCCCAGAAAAGGATTTTGCGTATAATAGTAAGATCGGGATGATCCTGTTGCTTATGTTTTTCCCTCTCAATTTCAAAATACGCCTGCAATAGATGCATAGTCCCCTCTTCTAATCCCAGTGCTTTATCAATTTTTAAAGATAATGCAGTTGGTATACTACGATTGCCTTTCGTGATATCGTTAATTGTCTGTGGATATATCTGTAATGACAATGCAAATGGACGTTTCTTAAGATTCCGTTTTTTTAGCTCGCGCGCCAGAATCATACCAGGGTGAATACCTTTATATCTTTCAAGTGCCGTTTCCATGATACAAATGTAAACAAAAATGATTATATGTTGGATTTTACAATATCTCTTAATTTTTGTTTACTAAACTAATTGATCTATTGAAGTAATTCCATCTGTTGTTCAAAATGGCTCTAAACGCTAATTCCATATGGTAAATTACATTTTGTTCAGTTTCCCACCTGGGAAGGCCCATTTCTATGATTATCTATTATTTATAAATAAGTTAAAATCAGCCTTTTCGCAGCTTTAAACGGGTATTTCGCATGTTTTGGATATAGTCCCTCATTCCTGCAACAACCTTTAAATATTCGATAAATTGATTCGTTCGGAATATATCGTGGAGCACTTCACCGGAATGAAATTTTTCAAGAAATTTTATTCCGGTTTTTTTATGCCGTAACTTATTGTTAATGTGGTAGATAAGTTGCGCCGCGCGGTTCATTTTTGCGGTTCGATGAATTTCGCCGTCAAAAAACCATTTTTCAAGGTAGATCGAACTAATAATGGGGCGTTTTATGTCAGAATCGGCCCCTGCATAGAATTCAGGCAGCTGTTTGAGATTTTCGACCGCATTAGCTACCAATTCCTCAATATCGAGTTCATCCGAATCTTCGCTATTGACTTTTTTGAGTTTAGCTTTAGCTCTGGCAATCGAATTTTCGCAGTCTTTCTTGATATATCCTTTTTCCCAGAGTAAAGGTCATGTCAGGGAATTCATTTTCCGGCTCAGAATAAACGGACGCAAATTAGGGAGGATGGTGAGAAAGTTCAAAAGAGGTGTTTCATGGCGGAAGGAATTTTAGGTGAAATCTGATGAGGTTCTTAATTTTTTTATCTAAACCCAAATATTTTCACTCGGTGGTTGACATTTAAAATTAATTTGTACTTTGCGCTGCTCTTGTTACGCAATCATATGAATCTAAATCTTACTGCTTTCGCTCTCCATCGCTTTTTGTTTCTTTACTATTAGTCCTCAGCTTAGGTATTTCCTGTCGGAAAGAACTTACTGATCCCGATGTTGCACCAACTTCAAAACGTTCCAACCAGAGATCGAACGTCTTGAAGTGGAGCGAGACAAAAAATGGTAAATGTAAATATGGATTATTTCCCAGTTAAAATTTCAACTTTACCTGTTGTAAACGGCGTTCGATTGACGGCAAAGCAGTTTCTGTCACATGTTAGGCGAAATATCGACTCATTTACAGGTGGTGAGGGAGTTTTTCAACCTTATAATAATTTTGGGGTAAATGATACTCAGCTGTGGAATTCAAATAACCCCAAAGGAGCTTTAATGGCGCTAAATCTGTCACTGTTGGATGACGCAACAGTGGTTACATCTTACGCGAGTGAC
This region of Pedobacter faecalis genomic DNA includes:
- a CDS encoding TlpA family protein disulfide reductase, yielding MKKISLLIAFLAIGSSVYSQQAEPAYKASLDSLKIFIDPLKKEAILNRLVKAHPNNGFDQYKALLADNFVVAKNSAKALFHFNQIAETARIMYVGSLATGMMAFDLKAAEALIEQELANSTNAPEDRQFLLHLFSQVMDKQGDYKKAFAAIKECYGQAVRKTAGLTAEYYYLMSKTGGYKEAFPELEKAVLAGLAEYDYKAELKNAYEKVNPGKDSNTYLTALINQFEEKYKAEIVAKMIAEKAPEFKVKDLSGKEVSLSDFKGKTIVLDFWATWCGPCKKSLPAMQMMVNKYKADPNVKFLFIHTWETAADPKSDAVNYLLTHNLDLPLYMDVKDPETKKNPAVSSFGVKGIPAKFVIDGMGKIRFKSSGMLWPNEAAVKELSAMIELSR
- a CDS encoding DUF3368 domain-containing protein; amino-acid sequence: MSSNSPTGAVPLIKPVIDKMKQTDFRVSDTLYAAALKQAGE
- a CDS encoding UPF0175 family protein → MTTLTLELPDALDKERDQTLKLIAAKLYEAGKLTLGQAAEMCGMRKWDFPAVLASFNVAYFQYTEEDLADEFK
- a CDS encoding nucleotidyl transferase AbiEii/AbiGii toxin family protein, encoding MYWNTVNETLKDSLLLLMEKEEFASFRLVGGTALSLHLGHRISIDIDLFTDAPYGSIDFNAIEACLKNSFAYVRGDFGGNHVLGKSYLIGTDQDHVVKLDVYYSMDPFFQPYLESERVRMATIEEIIAMKIDIIQRGGRKKDFWDVHELLSQYSINSMIDLHRQRFEWTHDPNQIRKNFSNFDKADPDLNPICLRGKQWVFIKEDLLEALGAE
- a CDS encoding helix-turn-helix transcriptional regulator, which translates into the protein METALERYKGIHPGMILARELKKRNLKKRPFALSLQIYPQTINDITKGNRSIPTALSLKIDKALGLEEGTMHLLQAYFEIEREKHKQQDHPDLTIIRKILFWDTDFDQINWKDQYRSIIERVFERGNDEEKQEILNFYGKEKVKSIIGSDKIAGNNLPVMRNIKPK